CTTCCCTCTCTTAGTAAGAAAACCTTGCCCGAAAGCTTCTTAGAGGGTATAACCCTTTTCTGGCAATTTGAGCAAAGGATATCGTAAAGTCTCCCTTCTGGAACTATCCCAGGCGTATCGAGAAAAACAGTTCCATCAGGAAGAGATCTCTCAACAATGTCAATCGTTGTCCCGGGCCACGGGGAGATAGTTATATCTGTATCACCCAAAAGACGACCAACGAGACTGCTCTTTCCCACGTTGGTAGCTCCCATAAAGGCTATCCTTCTGCCGGGAAACGCAAACATCAGCTCATCCCAGAAACTTTTCAATCCCAATCCCTTTCGCGCGGAAATGAGAAAAAGCTTTCTCGTCCATCCCATTTCCTCAACGATCCATCTCGAAAGCTCCTCCTTAGAAAAGGGAAGAAGGTCCGTCTTGTTAACAACGAGCCAAATCTTCTCCACATTTTCGAACCTATCAATGAGCCAGCTTCCCTCTATATCAACCGCATCCACTATAAAACACACAAGATCCACGCTTTTAGAGATCTCATCAAAAGGAAAATCCCCCGCTGAAACGCTTTTAAAATCACCATAATGCTTTATCCTGAAGCATCGCTGGCACAGCTGAGCAGTTTCCATTTTCTCCGGAGGGACATAACCCGCTCTTCCAGGATCATCAGACTGCAGTAAAGCCCCGCATCCCAAACACCTTCTACTCATCGATCTCCTCTATATCTATTCCCTCCTTCCTCAAGCCCTCTATAACCTTCATGCATATCAGCAAACATGATGGTGTAGTATTAAGCACGATTTTTCCCTCACGAGGATCAAGCGTCCTTATCTCGCCTATCTCAGGGTAGCATTGAAAGATAGACGAGACGTAATATATATCCCTATAGTTAAGCCTAAATTTCCTATTAACGAGATCCCTGTCGGGTTTTACGCAGATATTTAGCTTTCGCTCTGACATGTTCTCGATACGTTCTCGAAAAGTGGTGCTCTCCGTTCCCCTTACTAACGAAGTAGAGATAATTAACCTTCGCCGGGAAAAACGCCGCCCTGATAGCCCTCTCCCCAGGATTACATATGGGACCTGGCGGTAACCCCTTATGAATATAAGTGTTATATGGAGAGTCTATCTTAAGATCCTCCAGCGTTAAACGTTCCTTTCTTTCAGGTAAGAGATATTCAACCGTTGCGCACGATTGAAGCTTCATCCCTCGCTTCAACCTGTTATAGAAGACCGCCGATATGAGAGGATATTCTTCCGGTTTCATGGCTTCCTTCTCAACAATCGAAGCAAGCGTTATAACCTGGTGAAATTTTAACCCAAGCTTCGGAAGCTGCCTCAGCATTCCAGAAGTGATCGCCCTCTCGAAAGCCCTAAGCATCGTGCTTATAACCATCTTAGGGGAGCTTCCCTTAGGGAAATAGTATGTCTCGGGGAAAAGATACCCCTCAAGACTCGATGAGGGAATATACGGTGCATATTTAAACCTAAGGAGTCGTTTTCCGTTCGAAACGAGTTTTAAAAATTCCTTATCTGAAGATATGACTCCCCTCTTAAGGAAGAGATCCGAGATTTCTCGCGCAGTTAAACCCTCATGTACAGTTACTTTCTCAAGCTGGGGCTTTTTCTCCAAAGCTGATATGGCTCCACAGATACTCATACCCTTCCTTAAAATATATCTCCCAGCTCGTAGAACGAAATGCTTCCTCTTAAGCTCTTCCAGAAATATATCTGCTCTCGCTATAACACCTCTTCTTTCAAGCTGCTCCGCAAGCGAAGAGAAACCCGTTCCCGGATACACATATATTTCCACCTCTCTCCCCTTAGGTGGAAAAGGAAAACCCTTGAGAGTCAAAGGGGAAAAAAGCGGATAGAGGAAAAGAAAAACTGCTACCCCCAAAATCAAAACTTTCAAAAGCAATCACCCCAAGATTTTCAGCAGAAGAATTTGCAATAAACCAACAAAAAAGCCCAATGCCCCGCCTGCTATCTCAACGAATCTTAGCTCCCGAGATGCTACCCGTCTTACTACCGTCTCAAGCTCCTTAAGATCAAACGAATTAACCTTACTTTCAACAAGCTCTTTCACGCTCAACCGCTCGAGAATTTCTCCCTTTATTTCCTTGCGTATTTCAGGAACAGCCTTACGTATCTCCTTCTCAATCCACCCCCTCACAAAATATGAGAGCTGATTCAACCATCTCTCGGGTATCCATGAGGGATAAACAGAGGTCATCCTTCTCTCGAGTAAAGACAAAACTCTATGAACTAAAATATCCTCGACTTCCTTACTCTCAAGCTCTGCCCAAATATCATCCTTTGATAAAAGCTCTTCTTCGACAACCTTACCCAGCGCCTTAGCTATAGCCTTCCTTCTCTTAGGCAAAACACCCTGAATTTCAACCCTGAAAAAGGGAATCCTCACGGGATCATAAGGCTTAAACAGCAGATGTATCGCAATAACATTCGTTATCCACCCTACAAAGGCGGCAACGAAAGGCAGGAAAACGTACTTCATTTAAGATTACATCTCTTCTCTCCCTAATGAAACCTCAGCCTCAGCATAATCAACTATACCACTAACGAGAAGCTGAGGCCTTTTAACGCGAACCAGTGCTTCATCAATAAAATCAAACTTTTCGAGGAACTCTCTTGCTATTTTAAACGCGAGTGTTTCTGTAAGGTAATACTTATGAGTCGTAACGAACTCGCGGGCTATCTCATATATCTTTTTGGGGGAAACGCTCAAAGCAGGATCATCCTCCTTAGTTGCTCTCTCAAGATCCATATAAAGCTCAACATCTACGAGAAACTTTTGCCCAAGCTCCCGCTCTACCTCCATCGTCCCATGAAATCCATAGAAAAGCATTCCCTTAACTGCAATCTTCCCCCTCACGTGGTATCCCTCCTTCGCAAAGATAACCGAGTTAAGGGCGGGGATCAACCCGCCCTTAACTTACTCGATTGTAATGGCCCCAACGGGACAGTTATCAGCTGCTTCCTGAGCGCAATCCGCCCCTTCCGGTTTTATGACCTTTGCCTTCCCTTCCGCCTCATCCATCTCAAAAACTTCCGGGCAGAGCTGAGCACACACGCCACACCCTATGCACTCATCAGTATTGATCTTTACGGTCATAGAAAGCACCCCCCTTACCGAAAAAAAATAGGTTAAGAGATTCAAATGAAACTATACTACAACACCCTTAACTTTTCAAGCTTTCGTCAATCGATCACAGAGAAATGTAGTGGAAACCCTCCCTTTTAGCCTCTTCCTCGTTAAAAAACCATCTAACATCGAACATCACAGGCTTTGGACTCGAAAGACAAAGCTTTCTAAGATAGGTCAGCGAAACCTCTCTAAAAGCGCGATGAGGAACTGCCAGAAGTATGCTACAAAAACCTCCCTTAAGCTCATCAGCACTTGAAACCATTTCAAAGTGACCATATTCTCTAAAAGCATCTTCTCTATCAACAAGAGGATCCCAAACAACGGGCTTTAAGGCAAATTCCTCAAGCTCGCTTACTATGTCCATAACTCTCGTGTTTCTGAAATCCCTCACGTTCTCCTTAAAAGCAAACCCCATGATTAAAACCCTTGCGCCCTTAAGAACGTGATTTAATTTCACAAGCTCTTTAACGAGCTCTCCTGCTACATATTTCCCCATTCCATCATTTACCCTTCTGCCGGCAAGTATAAGCTCCGGATGATGTCCTACCTCTTGAGCTTTATATGTTAGATAGTATGGATCCACGCCTATACAGTGCCCTCCTACCAATCCGGGATAGAACTTCAGGAAATTCCACTTGGTAGATGCCGCCTCGAGGACATCCTTAATCGGGATACCCATCGTGCGGAAAAGCATGGCAAGCTCGTTCATCAAAGCTATATTCAAATCCCTTTGAACATTCTCTATTACCTTTGCCGCCTCAGCCACCCTTATTGATGAAGCCTTAAAGATTCCTGCCTTTATAATTCTTCCATATATTTCCGCGAGCAGGTCGGTCACCTCAGGGGTATCTCCTGCCACCACCTTGACTATCCTATCGAGGGTGTGCTCCTTATCACCCGGGTTAACCCTCTCAGGGGAATATCCCACATGAAAGTCCACAAGGTGCCTTAAACCAGATCCATTCTCAAGTATCGGAACGCATATCTCTTCAGTAACACCCGGGTAAACCGTTGACTCGTAAACGACTATCGATTCCCTTTTTAAAACCCTTGAGACCATCTCAGATGCCATTTTCACCAAAGATAGATCCGGAATCTTATGCTCATCTATGGGCGTTGGAACCGTTATTATAAAAAGATTCCTGTCCCGCAGATCATCAAGGTGAGTGGTAAATTTAACCCCCGATCTTAAAATTTTTTCCCTTGAAACTTCCCCTGCCCTATCTATCCCCTCCTTAAGCTCCTTTATCCTGCGTTCTGATAGATCAAAGCCCACAACGTCAAAGCCCTCCTCGGAAAAGGATACAGCGAGGGGCAGACCCACATAGCCTAAACCCACTATGCCAATTTTCATTTTCCTATACTCCCCCCGTTTCCTTAATCATATCTATAAAAATATCGGTCAACTTGGGATCTACCTGGCTTCCCTTGCCTTTCTCAAG
The DNA window shown above is from Synergistota bacterium and carries:
- a CDS encoding nucleotide sugar dehydrogenase; this translates as MKIGIVGLGYVGLPLAVSFSEEGFDVVGFDLSERRIKELKEGIDRAGEVSREKILRSGVKFTTHLDDLRDRNLFIITVPTPIDEHKIPDLSLVKMASEMVSRVLKRESIVVYESTVYPGVTEEICVPILENGSGLRHLVDFHVGYSPERVNPGDKEHTLDRIVKVVAGDTPEVTDLLAEIYGRIIKAGIFKASSIRVAEAAKVIENVQRDLNIALMNELAMLFRTMGIPIKDVLEAASTKWNFLKFYPGLVGGHCIGVDPYYLTYKAQEVGHHPELILAGRRVNDGMGKYVAGELVKELVKLNHVLKGARVLIMGFAFKENVRDFRNTRVMDIVSELEEFALKPVVWDPLVDREDAFREYGHFEMVSSADELKGGFCSILLAVPHRAFREVSLTYLRKLCLSSPKPVMFDVRWFFNEEEAKREGFHYISL
- the mltG gene encoding endolytic transglycosylase MltG, with protein sequence MKVLILGVAVFLFLYPLFSPLTLKGFPFPPKGREVEIYVYPGTGFSSLAEQLERRGVIARADIFLEELKRKHFVLRAGRYILRKGMSICGAISALEKKPQLEKVTVHEGLTAREISDLFLKRGVISSDKEFLKLVSNGKRLLRFKYAPYIPSSSLEGYLFPETYYFPKGSSPKMVISTMLRAFERAITSGMLRQLPKLGLKFHQVITLASIVEKEAMKPEEYPLISAVFYNRLKRGMKLQSCATVEYLLPERKERLTLEDLKIDSPYNTYIHKGLPPGPICNPGERAIRAAFFPAKVNYLYFVSKGNGEHHFSRTYREHVRAKAKYLRKTRQGSR
- a CDS encoding DUF4911 domain-containing protein is translated as MSERKLNICVKPDRDLVNRKFRLNYRDIYYVSSIFQCYPEIGEIRTLDPREGKIVLNTTPSCLLICMKVIEGLRKEGIDIEEIDE
- a CDS encoding 50S ribosome-binding GTPase: MSRRCLGCGALLQSDDPGRAGYVPPEKMETAQLCQRCFRIKHYGDFKSVSAGDFPFDEISKSVDLVCFIVDAVDIEGSWLIDRFENVEKIWLVVNKTDLLPFSKEELSRWIVEEMGWTRKLFLISARKGLGLKSFWDELMFAFPGRRIAFMGATNVGKSSLVGRLLGDTDITISPWPGTTIDIVERSLPDGTVFLDTPGIVPEGRLYDILCSNCQKRVIPSKKLSGKVFLLREG
- a CDS encoding DUF445 family protein — translated: MKYVFLPFVAAFVGWITNVIAIHLLFKPYDPVRIPFFRVEIQGVLPKRRKAIAKALGKVVEEELLSKDDIWAELESKEVEDILVHRVLSLLERRMTSVYPSWIPERWLNQLSYFVRGWIEKEIRKAVPEIRKEIKGEILERLSVKELVESKVNSFDLKELETVVRRVASRELRFVEIAGGALGFFVGLLQILLLKILG
- a CDS encoding ferredoxin, with product MTVKINTDECIGCGVCAQLCPEVFEMDEAEGKAKVIKPEGADCAQEAADNCPVGAITIE
- the folB gene encoding dihydroneopterin aldolase gives rise to the protein MRGKIAVKGMLFYGFHGTMEVERELGQKFLVDVELYMDLERATKEDDPALSVSPKKIYEIAREFVTTHKYYLTETLAFKIAREFLEKFDFIDEALVRVKRPQLLVSGIVDYAEAEVSLGREEM